The following are encoded in a window of Impatiens glandulifera chromosome 5, dImpGla2.1, whole genome shotgun sequence genomic DNA:
- the LOC124939071 gene encoding uncharacterized mitochondrial protein AtMg00810-like has translation MESCSVAATPMNSSSKLDKNDDGQSVDITAYRGLIGSLLYLTASQLDIQFDVSVCERFQVNLKLSHFIVVKRILKYFKGTQNVGLWYPKDSNFNLKSFLDVDYAGCKIDRKNTCRTCQFLGDHLILLVLQETDFSCYVYN, from the coding sequence atggagagTTGCTCGGTTGCAGCCACTCCAATGAATTCTTCTAGCAAGTTAGACAAAAATGATGATGGACAAAGCGTTGACATCACTGCCTATAGAGGGCTCATCGGCTCTTTGCTCTACCTTACTGCTAGCCAACTCGATATTCAGTTTGATGTTAGTGTCTGTGAAAGATTCCAGGTTAATCTTAAACTATCACACTTTATTGTTGTTAAGCGTATTTTGAAGTATTtcaagggaactcaaaatgtgggattgtggtatccgaaggattccaattTCAATCTAAAAAGCTTCTTAGAtgtagattatgcaggttgcaagattgatcgAAAAAACACCTGTAGAACTTGCCAATTTCTTGGTGATCATTTGATTCTCTTAGTTCTGCAAGAAACAGACTTCAGTTGCTATGTCTACAACTGA
- the LOC124939920 gene encoding NAC domain containing protein 50-like: MGHDLALRQIVPAALQSPPPPPPTSLAPGFRFHPTDEELVQFYLKRKTCGKPFRYDAVIDIDVYKAEPWELQVHSKLKNRDLEWYFFSPVDKKYGNGSRLNRATDKGYWKATGKDRCVSHKDKKIGMKKTLVFHSGRAPDGKRTNWVMHEYRLTDEDLEKAGVVQDAFVLCRIFQKSGLGPPNGDRYAPFIEEEWDDEAPLNDAGDEMGNRDDSHFLVEANDREQDDSVVVKASPLLTELPDGSRNIHLACKREMIVDPEPISLGQSKRRKHDDLNMNNGNNGSEDSITTNHDLCKSTTAVAANNFSSALLEFPLLASRDPKVNQHANTVPFHASNLEKSVPPGYLKFISNLEHEILNVSMERETLKIEMMRAQAMINVMQSRIDTLDKENDELRKVVRGP; encoded by the exons ATGGGTCACGATCTGGCCTTAAGACAAATTGTTCCGGCGGCTCTGcagtctcctcctccacctccgCCGACTTCTCTTGCTCCTGGGTTTCGTTTCCATCCAACAGATGAGGAGCTGGTTCAGTTCTATCTTAAGAGAAAGACTTGTGGAAAGCCCTTCAGATATGATGCGGTGATAGACATAGATGTCTACAAGGCTGAGCCTTGGGAGCTTCAAG TCCATTCAAAGCTAAAGAACCGAGACCTAGAATGGTACTTCTTCAGTCCTGTAGACAAGAAATATGGAAATGGATCTCGTTTAAATCGAGCTACTGATAAAGGTTACTGGAAGGCAACTGGTAAAGATCGATGTGTCAGTCACAAAGATAAAAAGATTGGGATGAAGAAGACACTCGTCTTTCATAGCGGACGAGCACCTGATGGAAAACGAACAAACTGGGTGATGCATGAATACAGACTTACTGATGAAGACTTGGAAAAGGCTGGGGTAGTACAG GATGCTTTTGTACTGTGTAGAATCTTTCAAAAGAGTGGTTTAGGACCTCCTAATGGTGACCGCTATGCTCCGTTCATCGAGGAGGAGTGGGATGATGAAGCACCTTTGAATGATGCTGGAGATGAAATGGGAAATAGAGATGATTCACATTTTCTCGTTGAAGCAAATGACAGAGAACAG GATGATTCTGTTGTGGTCAAAGCTAGTCCTCTTCTGACTGAGCTTCCAGATGGGTCAAGAAATATACACTTGGCTTGCAAGAGGGAAATGATAGTAGATCCAGAGCCAATTTCATTGGGCCAGAGTAAAAGAAGAAAGCATGATGATTTGAACATGAACAATGGAAATAATGGTTCAGAAGATTCTATCACAACCAACCATGATCTTTGTAAATCGACAACTGCTGTGGCTGCAAACAATTTTTCTTCTGCCCTATTGGAGTTCCCTTTGTTAGCATCCAGGGATCCAAAAGTAAATCAGCATGCCAATACTGTTCCCTTCCATGCTTCAAATCTTGAAAAATCTGTGCCACCTGGCTACTTGAAATTCATCAGCAATTTGGAGCATGAAATCCTCAATGTTTCAATGGAAAGGGAGACGTTAAAGATAGAAATGATGAGGGCACAAGCAATGATCAACGTCATGCAGTCGCGTATCGATACCCTTGATAAGGAAAATGATGAGTTGAGGAAGGTTGTTCGAGGCCCTTAG